From Candidatus Omnitrophota bacterium, the proteins below share one genomic window:
- a CDS encoding response regulator, which produces MAKKIMLVDDEPEILDLVAMRLKTFGYDVIVAPDGQKALEALNKQIPDLILLDVMIPGKDGYEICNEIKTNDRTSRIPVILFTAKPEQKEKLKSNYDFIAADDYILKPFEPEDLLLKIKRFIG; this is translated from the coding sequence ATGGCAAAAAAAATTATGCTGGTGGATGACGAACCCGAAATACTGGACCTGGTGGCAATGAGATTAAAAACATTTGGTTATGATGTCATTGTAGCGCCCGATGGACAAAAAGCGTTAGAGGCATTGAATAAGCAGATCCCCGACCTGATACTTTTGGATGTGATGATACCTGGTAAAGACGGTTATGAGATATGCAATGAGATAAAGACCAATGACAGGACATCGCGCATACCGGTAATTTTATTTACCGCGAAACCGGAGCAGAAAGAAAAACTGAAATCAAATTATGATTTTATCGCGGCGGATGATTATATATTGAAGCCCTTTGAGCCGGAAGACCTCTTGTTGAAGATAAAGAGGTTTATAGGTTAG